CATCTCAGACGATGAGGCAGCTCCCTACTTCCTCATGCGTACTTACTCATTCGGCCGTTCCGGAAAGAAGCCGTCTTCTACCGTGGCACGGTTGAAGTCGAAGGCTCGGAAGAAGTGGACGAAGACCAAACGGAAGGCTCTTCGGACCGTATTCGCCATTTCGGCCCGCAAGCGGCCGTCTGACGGAAGCAACGTCCTGTTCGCGTCCGAGGCTCGTCCAAACATGCAGGGCAACCTCAAAGCCGTACACGACCGCATGCTCGAGCGAGGTCTCGACTCCCAATTCAACTTCGGCTACTCGTTCCGCACTGGGCGTACCAGCAGCCGCCAGAGCGCTTTCGCTCTTGCTTGGGAAATGGGCAAGGCCAACACAATCCTCATCGACGACTACTTCGCCATTCTCAAAGATTTGGGGAATCGAGACGAGCAGAAAATCATCCAGCTCTGGCACGCCGGCAGCGGGTTCAAGTCAGTGGGATACAGTCGATTCGGGCAATATGGTTCGCCGAACCTGAGGAACGCTCATCGTCTCTACTCCTACGCGATCTGCGGATCCCAGCATCTGCGCGACGTCTACAGCGAAGCTTTCGGAATCGAGCGGGAGTCTGTCATCGCAACCGGGCTCCCAAGGATCGACGGATTCCTGCGCGAAGGTCGCGCAGAGGAAGTCCTCGTCGAATTCGAGACTGAGTTCCCGGCAGCGAAGGACAAACGAAAGGTCCTCTTCGCTCCCACATTCCGGGGTCGTGGCTCGGGCGATGCTCACTACGACTATGACCAAATCGATTTCCGCGAACTCTACAATGCTTGCGGGGAGGATACAGTCGTCTTGTTCCGCCAGCACCATTTTCTGCCAGATCCTGCACCAATTCCGGACGAGTTCGGTGATCGGCTGATCGACGTCGCTGCATACCCGGATACGAATGACCTCATGCTGATCTCAGACGTGCTCATCACAGACTATTCCTCTGTCATCTATGAGTACTCGCTGCTTGAGCGTCCGATGATCTTCTTCGCATACGACCTCGACACCTACTCGGCGACCCGAGGGATGCACAAAGACTATCGCGAAGCGGCTCCCGGCCAGATTGCCACTACCTTCGAAGAACTGGCCGAGCTCATCCGCGAGCCTGAACTGAGCAACAAGGAGACGAAGGAATTCGTCAAAGAGAATTTCGACTACGTAGACACCCACAATTCCGATCGAGTGATCGACTCCCTGATCCTCAGTGAGCCTGCCTCGGAACCACAGGTGCCCACCGAAGGCGAAGAACATGAGATCGCCCAACAGGTCGGTGAAGAGGACCCGGGTTCTCCTGGCCAAGAGGATCAGCTGAACGAGCCGACTGACAATGACTCCGAGAGCAGCTACAAGACTGAGGAAGAGGACGAGGAGAACCAATGGCAAACATCGCAGTAGTCTTCGCGGGAGGCGTCGGCGCTCGAATGGCGCACAGCTCCCGTCCGAAGCAGTTCCTTGAGATCCATGGCCGGCCAGTGATCGTGCACACGCTCGACATCTTTCAGCAGCACCCGGACATCGACTCGATCGCCGTGGCCATCCTCCCGCGGTATCGGGATCACCTGGAACGTCTGGTCAAACGCTACGAGCTCGATAAAGTGCAGTGGATCGTCGACGGAGGATCGACCGGTCAGGAATCGCGGCACAACGCACTCAAGGTCGTTGCCGAACACAACGATCCGGACAGCATCGTCCTCATCCATGATGGAGTCCGACCGCTGATCGATGCCGACCTCGTTTCTCGCAACATCGAGAGTGCACGTGAATTCGGATCGGCAGTGACCTGCACCAAGATGACGGAGACCGTGGTCGTCGAAGAAGGATCGGGAATCAAGGAAGTCATTCCCCGCGACCCGCTGTGGACTGCGCAGGCTCCGCAGACGTTCCCGCTCAAGGACGTCCTCGCCGGATACGATCGTGCGGTCGCCGAAGGGGAGAACGATTCGATCGACACATGCACGCTCATGAACGGATTCGGCTACGACGTCCACCGAGTTGAGGGACCGCGTACGAACATCAAGATCACCACCGCGTCGGACTACTATGTGTGCCGCACCTTCCTCACCCTCATCGAAGATCGGGAGGCCTTCGGTGGCGAATGAGGGCCCTGCGTCCGCTTCTGCGGGGAACGCCACAGACGTCGTCGTATTCGATACGCCGGTCTTCTCAGAAGACGTCGCCCACATCGCGTCGGCCGACCTCCCCTGGGAGCACTACCGCAACACCGAAGTCCTCGTCACAGGAGCATCGGGCATGATCCCGATGTATATCGTCGGGGCGCTGCTGGCGGCGAACGATGACCACGATTTGGGCATCAAGGTCACGGGAAT
Above is a window of Brevibacterium siliguriense DNA encoding:
- a CDS encoding CDP-glycerol glycerophosphotransferase family protein, with the translated sequence MGEGRYRLTINVTQFNRRGQVPNGTYYLIARRGEDNIPAAYPLRRAEELGDVSRAFVYNKNFSAYTITFGISDDEAAPYFLMRTYSFGRSGKKPSSTVARLKSKARKKWTKTKRKALRTVFAISARKRPSDGSNVLFASEARPNMQGNLKAVHDRMLERGLDSQFNFGYSFRTGRTSSRQSAFALAWEMGKANTILIDDYFAILKDLGNRDEQKIIQLWHAGSGFKSVGYSRFGQYGSPNLRNAHRLYSYAICGSQHLRDVYSEAFGIERESVIATGLPRIDGFLREGRAEEVLVEFETEFPAAKDKRKVLFAPTFRGRGSGDAHYDYDQIDFRELYNACGEDTVVLFRQHHFLPDPAPIPDEFGDRLIDVAAYPDTNDLMLISDVLITDYSSVIYEYSLLERPMIFFAYDLDTYSATRGMHKDYREAAPGQIATTFEELAELIREPELSNKETKEFVKENFDYVDTHNSDRVIDSLILSEPASEPQVPTEGEEHEIAQQVGEEDPGSPGQEDQLNEPTDNDSESSYKTEEEDEENQWQTSQ
- a CDS encoding IspD/TarI family cytidylyltransferase, whose amino-acid sequence is MANIAVVFAGGVGARMAHSSRPKQFLEIHGRPVIVHTLDIFQQHPDIDSIAVAILPRYRDHLERLVKRYELDKVQWIVDGGSTGQESRHNALKVVAEHNDPDSIVLIHDGVRPLIDADLVSRNIESAREFGSAVTCTKMTETVVVEEGSGIKEVIPRDPLWTAQAPQTFPLKDVLAGYDRAVAEGENDSIDTCTLMNGFGYDVHRVEGPRTNIKITTASDYYVCRTFLTLIEDREAFGGE